One genomic segment of [Phormidium] sp. ETS-05 includes these proteins:
- a CDS encoding GH116 family glycosyl hydrolase, whose amino-acid sequence MNNTPTGSQIPEITWSRPIGLGWEKPYTVRYASNLDDGPWHGMPLGGFGAGCLGRSSRGDFNLWHLDGGEHGFQRLSACQFSIYEEAQGRKQAYALCTEPPEDGSLSSWQWYPPSKGTEPGEKTGTYHALYPRSWFEYENVFKAQLTCEQFSPILPGNYQETSYPIAAFEWTAYNPTDEPITLSIMLTWENLVGWFTNAVAQEQEGEYTGARVTVRDDGSPVYEYQTRWGASAGNVNRLVEDFHRLGCSMTGISQGTSPREGDGQWAISTITNAAVEVYHHTRWNPTGNGAEIWKTFAKDGCLPDEEDETPAAPGERIAVALTVRFTLRPGKTRKIPFILAWDLPVTEFAPGVWYYRRYTDFFGRNGQGVWNIIRTGLKDYQLWREKIQLWQDEVCSRTDLPAIMKMALFNELYILTGGGTIWSTADETNPKGQFGVLECLDYRWYESLDVRLYGSFALLLLWPELEKSVLRAFADAIPTEDSTPRTIGYNQATAIRKLEGATPHDLGAPNEHPWVKTNYTSYQDCNLWKDLPSDFVLQVYRDFLLSGEDDYEFLCYCWPAVVQALDYLKSFDADGDGIPENSGAPDQTFDDWKLQGVSAYCGGLWLAALQAAIAMGKTLITHPPIRTINQWSIPEPEVIQTQIETYRQWFAQAQPVYEAKLWNGQYYRLDESGSEVVMADQLCGQFYARLLGLPDIVPEAQAKTALRTVYETCFLKFKNGEFGAANGLMPDGSPENPNATHPLEVWTGINFGLAAFMVQMGMGEEARAIGTTVINQIYNNGLQFRTPEAITAVGTFRASHYLRPMAIWAIYGILTNFRPLS is encoded by the coding sequence ATGAACAACACACCCACTGGCTCACAAATCCCTGAAATTACTTGGAGCCGTCCCATCGGTTTAGGTTGGGAAAAACCCTACACCGTGCGCTACGCCAGCAATCTCGATGACGGTCCGTGGCACGGGATGCCCTTGGGCGGTTTTGGCGCCGGTTGCTTGGGCCGATCGTCCCGGGGAGACTTCAACCTCTGGCATTTAGATGGCGGCGAGCATGGTTTTCAGCGCCTGAGTGCCTGTCAATTCAGCATCTATGAAGAAGCCCAAGGGCGCAAACAAGCCTATGCTCTCTGTACCGAACCTCCCGAAGATGGTTCCCTTTCCAGTTGGCAATGGTATCCCCCCTCAAAAGGAACCGAACCGGGGGAGAAAACCGGGACTTATCACGCTTTGTATCCCCGCAGTTGGTTTGAATATGAAAACGTATTCAAAGCCCAACTAACTTGCGAGCAGTTTTCCCCCATTCTGCCCGGAAACTATCAGGAAACGAGCTATCCGATCGCTGCCTTTGAATGGACAGCCTACAACCCCACCGATGAACCCATCACCCTCAGCATCATGCTGACTTGGGAAAACCTGGTAGGCTGGTTTACCAACGCTGTGGCCCAAGAACAAGAGGGAGAATATACAGGCGCTCGCGTCACTGTGCGCGATGACGGTTCCCCAGTTTATGAATATCAAACCCGCTGGGGAGCCAGTGCAGGCAATGTTAACCGGTTAGTCGAAGACTTCCACCGTCTTGGCTGCTCCATGACCGGAATTTCTCAAGGAACTAGCCCCCGAGAAGGCGACGGACAATGGGCAATTTCCACCATCACTAACGCCGCCGTAGAAGTTTATCACCATACCCGCTGGAACCCTACAGGTAACGGTGCAGAAATCTGGAAAACCTTTGCTAAAGATGGTTGTCTCCCGGATGAGGAAGACGAAACCCCCGCTGCACCAGGGGAACGCATCGCCGTGGCTCTCACCGTGCGTTTTACCCTCCGACCGGGCAAAACCCGCAAAATTCCCTTTATTTTAGCTTGGGATTTACCCGTGACCGAATTCGCCCCTGGGGTGTGGTATTATCGCCGCTATACTGACTTTTTCGGTCGCAACGGTCAAGGGGTGTGGAACATCATCCGCACCGGCTTAAAAGATTATCAACTCTGGCGAGAAAAAATCCAACTCTGGCAGGATGAGGTATGCTCGCGCACAGACTTACCCGCCATTATGAAAATGGCTTTATTTAACGAGCTGTATATCCTCACTGGGGGGGGTACAATTTGGAGTACCGCTGACGAGACAAATCCCAAGGGCCAGTTTGGTGTCCTAGAATGTTTGGACTATCGCTGGTATGAGAGTTTAGACGTGCGTTTGTATGGCTCTTTTGCCCTATTGTTGTTGTGGCCAGAATTGGAAAAATCCGTGTTGCGGGCTTTTGCTGATGCTATCCCCACAGAAGATAGTACCCCCCGGACGATCGGCTATAACCAAGCCACAGCCATCCGCAAGCTGGAAGGCGCCACCCCCCACGATTTAGGCGCCCCCAACGAACATCCCTGGGTCAAAACCAATTATACCAGTTATCAGGATTGTAATCTCTGGAAAGACCTACCCAGCGATTTTGTCCTCCAAGTTTATCGCGATTTCTTGCTATCGGGAGAAGATGATTACGAGTTTTTGTGCTATTGCTGGCCCGCCGTGGTACAGGCTTTGGATTACTTGAAAAGTTTTGATGCCGATGGTGATGGCATTCCCGAAAACTCTGGGGCACCAGACCAGACTTTTGATGACTGGAAATTGCAGGGAGTCAGTGCCTATTGTGGCGGTTTATGGTTAGCCGCATTACAAGCTGCCATAGCAATGGGCAAAACCCTCATCACCCACCCCCCCATCCGCACCATTAACCAATGGTCAATTCCCGAACCGGAGGTTATCCAAACCCAAATTGAAACCTACCGCCAATGGTTTGCCCAAGCGCAACCGGTGTATGAAGCTAAACTGTGGAATGGGCAATATTATCGCCTGGATGAAAGCGGCTCGGAAGTGGTGATGGCAGACCAGTTATGTGGTCAGTTTTACGCCCGGTTATTGGGGCTTCCTGATATTGTCCCCGAAGCCCAAGCCAAAACCGCCCTGCGCACTGTGTATGAAACCTGTTTTTTGAAGTTCAAAAACGGTGAATTTGGCGCCGCTAATGGGTTGATGCCCGATGGTTCCCCAGAAAACCCCAATGCTACCCATCCGTTGGAAGTGTGGACGGGGATTAATTTTGGTTTAGCGGCGTTTATGGTGCAGATGGGAATGGGGGAGGAAGCACGGGCGATCGGCACCACCGTCATCAATCAAATTTACAACAACGGGCTGCAATTCCGCACCCCAGAAGCCATCACCGCCGTGGGTACATTTCGGGCCAGTCACTACCTGCGACCGATGGCCATTTGGGCAATATACGGCATCCTCACCAACTTTCGTCCCCTTTCATAG